The nucleotide sequence CCGCCGAAAACACGTCTGGCCGGGTCGGACAACGCGAACAGTTTGGTGTTGCAGATCAATGCCGGATCGACGTGGATGATGTTGCCCGGTGATTTGGAACCTCCGGGAACGATGACTTTGGTCAACGGCCCACGCCCGTCGCCCGGAGGCGTGATGATGGCCCCCCACCACGGCAGCCTGGCAGCCGATTCAGACATGGTGCTTCGCTGGGCCAGACCTTCGAAGGTCGTCGTCAGTGGTGGCCGACGCGCATTGCATCCGGACGTGGAAAACGCGATGCAATTGACCGGTTCGGATGTGGCGATCACCCGCCGCGACGCCGCCGTCCGCGTCCGTTTATTTTCCCAGGGGCCCGACCAGATTCAGATTCGGCGTTGGAACCAGAACCCGTGGTGATCACGAACGATCAATGCCCGCGAATCGTTCTGTGAATCGTCTGCCGCGAACGTTCGGGGGCCAAGCGAATGTTTCCGGAAAGGATCCAATCGGGACGTATCGAATCGGGACGGGCCACCCTAGTGAGGCAGGCGAATCGAAGTGGATCGATTAGACTTGGCGGTAACACCCCTCGGCATCCCCAAGTTGCTGCTCAGTTTCCATGTTGGACTTTCTCAGCGAGATTTCCGTGATTTGCTTTGCCAGCTGTTATCTGCTGGCTTTGCTGCTGGAATTATCGCGTTTGATCGGTCGGTATCCCGGTCGCGGCATTGCCGTTTTGGCGGTGACCGTCATCGGGCTGTTGACCCAGCTGGCATATCTGACGCTGCGGGCAACCGGATCGGACGGCGGCGATGAATTGTCACGCTTGGCGACTTGGATGGACTGGTCGTTGCTGACCTCGTTCGGATTGGCGGTCTGTTTTCTTGTGATGTATCTGCGTCGTCCCGATACGGTGATCAGCTTTTTCTTCTTGCCGGCAATTTTGTTGTTGATCGGGTTGGCGGCAATGCTGCGAAACCAGCCTCCGTTCACCCGCAGCGAAGCGTTTGAAATCTGGCGGACGGTCCATGCGATCGGGATGGCTGCCGGATCGGCGGCGGTGACCGTTGGGTTTCTGAGCGGTTTGATGTACCTGTTCCAGTCACGACGCTTGAAACAGAAGCGTGCCGGTTCGACGATCCGCTTGCCTGATTTGGAAACGCTTCAGCGTCTGAGTCGCGGTTGTTTGCTGACCAGTTTGCTGTCCGTCGGCGTGGGCGTGCTTGCCGGCGTTGTGATGAACCTGAATCGATGGGGCCAAGTCGGCTGGACCGACGGCGGCGTTCTGTTCAGCGGTGCGTTGTTTCTGTGGCTGTTGATCGCCAGCATCGTGGAAATGTTGTATGCCCCGGCACGACGCGGCCATAAGGTGGCCTATCTAACGTTGGCCAGTTTCGGCTTTTTGGTTTTGGCGATGTTCGGCGTG is from Crateriforma conspicua and encodes:
- the ccsA gene encoding cytochrome c biogenesis protein CcsA produces the protein MLDFLSEISVICFASCYLLALLLELSRLIGRYPGRGIAVLAVTVIGLLTQLAYLTLRATGSDGGDELSRLATWMDWSLLTSFGLAVCFLVMYLRRPDTVISFFFLPAILLLIGLAAMLRNQPPFTRSEAFEIWRTVHAIGMAAGSAAVTVGFLSGLMYLFQSRRLKQKRAGSTIRLPDLETLQRLSRGCLLTSLLSVGVGVLAGVVMNLNRWGQVGWTDGGVLFSGALFLWLLIASIVEMLYAPARRGHKVAYLTLASFGFLVLAMFGVLGSPHGEPASKPGPPAVGIHTTMPSGSIVLGEILDQPEVFLR